Part of the Anguilla rostrata isolate EN2019 chromosome 10, ASM1855537v3, whole genome shotgun sequence genome, acagagaaaacaaagagtGATGgttaaaatgtgcatgtttcttACTTGTCATTATGGGAAGCAGGTGCTTACAGCCACGCCCTCTCATCCAACAGGTACACCATGCTCCTGGGCAAGCCTCCGTTTGAGACCTGCAACCTGAAGGAGACGTACAGGTGTATCAGAGAGGCCAGGTATACCCTGCCCTCCACACTGTCCCTGCCAGCCCGACAGCTGATCGCCAGCATGCTGGCCAAGAACCCGCAGGACCGGCCCAGCCTGGAGAACATACTAACACACGAATTTTTCACACAGGtgcgtgggtatgtgtgtgtatttgtgcatgtgcttgtctatatgtgtatgtatgtgtgtgtgcttttgtgtgtgtgtgtctgggtctgtgtgtgtgtgcgtgtgtgtggatgtgtgtgtatgtgcacatgtgcttgtccgtgtgtgtgtgcatgtgtacatgtgcgcgtgtgtgtgtgagtacgtgtgtatGATGGTGTGCCTCCTCTCTCGCAGGGTTTCACTCCTGAACGCCTTCCAGCTTCCTGCTGCCACTCCACCCCAGATTTCCACCTGTCCAGCCCCACCAAGAGCTTCTTTAAGAAGGCCGCAGCTGCCCTGTTCGGGAGCAAGAAGGAGAAGGCCAAATACTACGAGAGTCTgagtacgtacacacacactcctaccacCAGTATCCTGAGTGGGTACTACTTCTGATCTGACTGACGGGACCAGCATGTCTCTCAGTCATACACAGTCATACAGAGCTGAGATGCGCGTGCTGCTGGGTGTTATTTCTGTGTGAttgatgtgtgtatgttcatacAGAGTTGAGATGCGCGTGCTGCTGGGTGTTATTTCTGTGTGATTGATGTGTGAttgatgtgtgtatgttcatacAGAGTTGAGATGCGCGTGCTGCTGGGTGTTATTTCTGTGTGATTGATGTGTGATTGATGTGTGCTTGATGTGtgattgatgtgtgtgtgttcatacagaGTTGAGATGCGCATGCTTCTGGGTGTTATTACTGTGTGCTTGATGTGTGATTGATGTGTGCTTGATGTGtgattgatgtgtgtgtgtttattattcTCATAGATAAGCTGTCcagagaggaggatgagatCTATAAGCTCCGTCAGGACCTGAGCAAGGCTGCCATTGGCCAGCAGCACTGCAGTCAGCCGTCTGAGGTGAGACACGTGAGCTAACACGCTACctaaacctacacacacacacacacacacagtcgcgcacacacacacacagatatacacacacacgcacacacacacagtcacgcacacactcacacacacatacacacacacacacagtcgcacacacacacacagtcacgcagacacacacaaacacacacacacacacagacagacacacacactcacacacacatgcacgcagtgTGTGAAGGCACTTATGAAACTTAAGAGCCTCCTCCCCTATTTCtgccctctcccttcctctccttcctctcccttcctctccctttccaAACAGGAAGAGAAGCCTCCGGCAGGGAAATCCGTTGCCGTAGTGATGGAAGAGAACAGGCAGCAGAGCCCAGATGCGGTCCACACCATCGTGAGAGGAAGTCTGGGCAGCTACAGcactgagggtgtgtgtgtgtgtctgtctgtctgtgagtgtgtgtgtgtctctgtctgtgtctgtgtgtgtgtgtgtgtttccatctgtgtctgtgtctgtctgtctgtctgtgtgtatatgtgtgtgtacgtgtgagtttGCTTGCGTTTCTATGAAAGCAGTACCACAGTGTGTTTCCTCCTTGTTTGCTCTATTGGAGCAGGGCTGTCCCTTcatgctgtctctgtgtctgcaggtctgGAGGACAACAGGGCGGGCAGCACTGTGACTGCGCTGATCAGCGTGATGAAGAACTGCCTGGAGAACATGCCCAAAGGTAGGGCCAAGTCCCCGCCCAACACGACTGCTGCGTCACCTCACGTTTAACCTGCTCAACAACTCACAGTTGCACTTCATTGCAAACCTAGTTTTGTGTATTAGCATTGCATTGCAGTATTAGCATTAGAGTTGTTCAGGCAGAACTATGGGGGTTTCTCCTCATTGCCTATTACTGTAATTATGTGAGTCTCTTGCTAATGTTTGCTACATTAGCTATATTATTTGCTAACTAAGTATTACCGAAGGAGCTAGAAGTTAGCTTGCTGACTTGCAAACTGTCAAGTTGGAACTGGtttttttagctagctagctgtgttATTTTTCTATGCCAGAACTGAGCTGAACTTTTTCCTCATTGTTGGTTCTCTCTGGGAGACCGCAGGGGAGAGCGATTGCTTATAACGTGCCGTTTTTGTTGCGCTCCTACCAGCCGACGATTTTCCGAATGAGAACCTTGGTCTGAACTTCCTGTGGGTGACCAAGTGGGTGGACTACTCAAACAAGTACGGCTTCGGCTACCAGCTGTCCAACCACGTCGTTGGCGTGCTCTTCAACAACGGCACGCACATGAGCCTTCTGTCGGACAGGAAGTGAGTTCTCCCACGCGTCGCTCCAGTCCTCCTTCAGTTTGGTCTATTCTGGTTTCCGTTCGTTCTGGTTGGTTCAGTCACTCCTGACTTGacagtgataataataattgcctTCATGTCTTGTATTATTCAGATGACATCATTAATGTGCTTGGCAGAAGCACTTAACCAGAGTGACACGCACAGCTTgcacatgtttttctttcttcccgtGTCTATTTTTGCTGCCGGATATTTAATGAAtcagttgaaatgaaataccTTGTGGAACAATCCACCAAATCCAACTCACGATTGTGTGCAACCTGCTCGTGATTTCGTTTGCCAAGGTCGATGGTCATTGAACAAACGAGAAAGAAACCTTTTCATTCAGGGCAAATGAAGTTAAGGGCAAACTGTGATTTAATTCCGACCAAATACCAGCCAGTCTGAATAGAAGTATGACTCACCATTAAAGAGTGCCTGAAGCCTGCTACCAAGCTTCAGTCAAAACCGTTCACCtaacatctctccctctctttccaccctctctttctcccctctcttcctccctccccctctctcttcttctccaggACTGTACATTTCTACGCAGATTTGGGCCAGTGTTCGTTCTTCTCCACTAATGATGTTCCGGAGCAGTTTTCCGGTCCAGTCACCATCCTGAAGTACTTCTCCCACTACATGGAGGAGAATCTCATGGATGTGAGTTTCTGCTCAACCCAGCgccatctctcctcctctctatctccatcttctctccctctctcgccgtctccccctctccacctctccatctcttaAACTCTTCTTCTCTCCACTTCCACCTcttctcctctgtccctctctccatctctccctcggTCCACCGTTCCATCCACCAATCTCTCGACCTCTGAAATGTTCCTACggagttctgtgtgtgtcctctgtttGGTGACGGTGGCGCTATTTTCGTCCACCAGGGCGGCGATGTAACGAGCGTGGTGGACACCAGCGTCCCCCCGCTCTACCTGCTGCAGTGGCTCAAGTCTGACCGTGCTCTGATGATGCTCTTCAACGACGGAACCTTCCAGGTAAACTCCTCTCACCTGTCTCCAGgctcaccgtgtgtgtgtgtgtgcatgagtgcgtgtggATTTATCCTTGTAAACAGTGCCCTGCTTATAATTAAAGCAGCAAAACATGTAACATATAAACATGTTAATGGCATTAGCTAGCAGAAACGTTAATAGcattcacagtgtgtgtggctggtcACAGTGGGCTGTGGGGTCACGGTCTCAGTCTTTGGCCTGCAGGTGAACTTCTACCAGGACCACACCAAGGTGATCCTGAGCAGCCTGAAGCAGGAGTACCTGCTCACCTACATTAATGAGGAGCGAGTCTCCACCTCTTACTGGCTGAGCGCCCTGCTGGCCAATGGCTGCCCGGACGAGCTGCGCCACCGGCTGGACTACGCCCTCAACATGCTTCTGCAGAAGGCCGACTGAGAGGGGACGCTTTTAAGGGACGGACCGGTGCGCTGTCAACATTTCCTACAGAAGGCTAACTGAGAAGGGGATGCTTTAGAGGAATGGACCAGTGTGCCCTCAACATGCTTCTGCAGAAGGCCAACTGAGAGGGGACGCTTTCAAGGGACGGACCAGTATGCCCTGAACACTGAACAATTCAGACAGGAGGCTAACAGAGAGGGGGTGCTTTTTAGGGACGGACCAGTGTGCCCTGATCATGTTCCTGCAGAAGGCCATCTGAGACCTGCATTGGGACACTTCTTAAGGACGGACTTGTGCACCGTCCAGAGGAAATCTGAGCGTGCTACTACACAAAGATCCAACCGAAGTGTGCAGGGGGGACTGTTTATGCAGGTGGACCttcacaacaggaaaaaaaaaatgtagcatgaGGGCGGAGTTTTTACAGTCAGATGTCGTGTATAGTGCCaaggaggggtggtggggggggggggggtggcagaggaggaggtgaggtcAGATGGCGGTACGAAAAATGTCATCAATCCCAGCTGGCGGAACacaatgatgatgaagatgaccACTGGGCTGGAACCAGATAGAGTTTCACTCTAAGCTTTTTACGCGGAACTAAAATCCAGCCGTTTCCGAGGTGACAGCAGGGCTGGATCCTGCGGAAGTTGCGATGCGAGTttccgtggggggggggtgcgggggggtggaaGTACAGCGCTGTTTCTCTGAAGCGCACAAATCAGACtaactgtgaaaaaaaagagggaagaaTCGACTGAAACGGCAGAATAACTTATTCTGGTGAATATAAGtgaattctttatttatttaataataaataaaaacacttgaaaGCTATTAGTTAATTTGTGCGTTTGTGAATAAAAGTGTTGCTCATTTCTCAATATTgacattataaaatacattgtgaCCCTGGGCCCCAAGTTCACCCTCTTGGACTCCCAACACACTGAACCCACTCAACTCACTCAATACAGtcaacacactcaacactgaacACGCTAAGCACACTGAACACGTCATGCCTTTCTCAGAGGGGCTTCTGTTAGTGCGCTCAGGCACTGGGCGTCTCCCACAAAGAAGGAATGTGAGCAAAGCACAGGAAGTCCAGGAAGTGAACCCTGAGCTACAGGAAGTACACAGCAGAGAACAGGAGCGAATGCGGCCACAGACAGACAACAGAAAAGAACATATGAATGTGGAAAGaaattaatgtgtgtgcatgcattctgTACGTCACCAGCCTGGCGGTATTAACTCACTAAGTGACCTGCTTTGATTTCCACTTTAAAATCAGTGACCACTTCAAACCCACAGATCCAGGTGAGTTGATTGAGCCATTTAATCATTTGCTTTAATGGATCgtttaagtgctgagtaacactGAATAAAAGCAGGTCCTCTGACTCACCCATGAGCAGCACTGTCTTAACCAATGAGAAGCGCTGGTCTATCCCATCCCATGGACAGTGCTGGCTTAACCAATGAGCAGTGCTGGTCTATCCCATGGACAGCGCTGGCTTAAACAATGAGCCGCACTGGTCTAACCCATGAGCAGTGCCGGCTTAACCAATGAGCAACGCTGGTCTATCCTATGAGCAGCACTGGCTTAACCAATGAGCAGCGCTGGTCTATCCCATAAGCGGCACTGGCTTAACCAATGAGAAGCACTGGTCTTACCCATGAGCAGCGCTGGCCTAACCCTTGAGCACTCATGCTGATGTGCTCACTCGCCTCATAAATAAACAGTGACTCTGATGTAATTTGTGtgttaaaatgcatgcatgtccTGTTCCCGTGGAGGCTAAGAGGGCACTCTGAAGTGaatgtgttcttgtttttgtgtccAGAGTTTGATAAATCCCCTGTCCTTGGACACCCCTACCCCGAACAGGGAGGGAATTTAAAAGACTATGAGGTCACTCAGgtgaaacacacgcacacacacacacacacacacacacacacacacactaacaatcAGACTTGGTTGTGGAACACACAGATTGTCAGCAACATGAATGCGAACAGAAGTAgaagtttttttccctcccaatgcacacaaacagtatgtacattttttttcattccagtgAACACTGGCATGAGGCTCTTGACCGTGAGCTGAATGGTGGTCATTAATAATCCAAACAATGAATGCGGAAGTAAAGCACACGGAGGAAATATCAATAATCCACGAAGCTTCTAAGACACATTTCATGGCCTTGCTAACAATATCTGAAGTGCTGAACTCAGAGTTTGTCTGTTCTGTGGTGTCGACGTCTGTCAGACTTGGCGATATAACCTCGGGACTTGCTTCCAACTGGTCTACAAACACTCTGTTGTGCTATACGTCACAGATTTTGCCTTCGGATTtgtatttgcacattttgaaacaatttgCAGTGACGCACAGCGGCGGCCAATTTGCCCAAGTGCAAAAACGAACTGtggtgaggagagaggagtaCTATACGCGGTTACACCGTGAGGTCACACAGTGGCCAGCTGGGTTAATTTTATTGGTTAAACTCGCGTGTCTctatggcagaaaaaaaaaaaccatgggTATGCTTTCTCTTGAACTCCCTGAGTATTGCAttgatttgcttttgtgtttgtgtgcccgGAGTTTCTGTATTAATCCAGTGTGCTGTcatgtgtttttattgaaacagGTTCATTTCAGGGTCATCTTCCCAGTGGATGTGGACATTGAACATCTTCTGAGACCGAAGAACCGAAGGTTGGGTTCAGTGAGGACAGGAGACCctgaaatgctgtgtgtgtgtgtgtgtgtgcgcgtgtgtgcctgtgtgtgcatgtgtgtttgtgtgcatgtgtgtgtgcgtgtgtttgtgtgtccacagacagaccacacagaaaacaggtgGACAGTGAATGTCTGGAACAAGAGGACCCTTGTTATTCTGGGAGTTGGAGTTCACTAAAGGCCAGTACCTTTGCCATTTTAAGTCAAACTTCATGTTCAAAACATATAAAGAACTTTAATATGCATTTACCTCTGGCCAGTGTTCAGACATTTCTGCAAAAACCAGTCTTCTGCCCTGTTCCCACCCTCTCCTATCTGGGAACATTGTGTTTCTTATTTCCAAACTGATTTTGCATattcacacatttaattaaacagtaTTCTTTCACCCATTTATCTGAAACAAATTACCTCATTATAACAGAAATATTAatacctctccctccctctctctctctctttctctctctctctctctctcgagtgGGATGAATCCTGTTTGAGCCATTTCtcgaatgaaaatgaaaagtgtcGGCATGGAAACAGACAGCGAGGATGAAAAGCGAGGacccctgaaaaaatatgaaacttctaaaaaaaaaaaaaaaaaaaataaaaaaaaaatgctttgagaACGGAGGTACCGTACCGCAGTATGCCTGTGTGAGTACCTGAGCACCTGTGTGAGATTATAATTTACAGTCCTACCAGGTGATAACATTTGGTTTGATGCTGTTGACCTTCTAAAAGAGattgtggggtggggtaggtggGGGTGATTTTTCATTGAGAACTCATCCGAACCCTATGACACCCACGCGGGACCTGTCTTGGGGAAACCCCCCCCACGTGTTATCTGATTGGTTCGCTCGCGTCTCGTGTTGCTGGCGAGCTTGCGGGACGTTCAGCGAGAGCGCGCGAAAGAGTCGGGACGCCGTTCCGGATGACGGAGGTCGCGCCTGCGCGCCAGCCAGCTCCCGCGGGGTGGTTCCCCATCGAagcgatggcggcggcggcggcggcggcggcagcgatGAGCGTGTATCCAGAACGAGGAATCGTTTGTTaatcgcacccccccccccacccccccacccacccacgccGCCGTGCTCTCTGTGCGAGCTCACATCGTTAGCTCCGTCCCAGCAgaccagccccagcccccctgGACGCACCGCCGCTCCCGCCCGCCGGCTCTTGCGCGTGTTCTCCTCCTCGCCGTCAGCCGGAACTCCCGCGGACTCTGTTTTCGTGATTCGGCTAATCGTCTCCGGGCTCAGACGGAGGGGCACGAACGCGGACTCACGTCAACAGCGAAACGGGGACAAGTAATTGGACGTCTGCCCACTTCAGCGAAAGCACTCTGCCGGCGTAACTCATTGTGccggaataaaaaataaaaaaaacaagcagcttTTCGTTTAGAGGgtctggttttttgttttgtaccgTGGCTGCTTCTGCTGTGGTTTGGTGTTTAATAGCACCGCTACTCACCGACCGCATGCGGAGCATGTTTCCTGAAGCTCGATTtagtgagagtgagaaagagaaaggggcgGTAAACATTCGTTCAGTGGAGAGGGCTGACAACAGCGCAGGGCGTGAATATTTGTGAATTGCGGCGTGACAGACCTGTGTCATAATCTGAGAACGTCTTTTACCCTcgttgagagagagacaagctgGATTGAGCATGCATTGCGTGCAACTCACCCGGGAAATCTGTCCAGAACATTCCTGCAAGCGTTCTCATTGGCTTGGAAATGCACAGGGGGATGAATGGTGTCATCGCACCCAAACCAATCACTTAGTTTGATTGTGCGGCTCATCAATGTTTCCCCGTATGGTCAATGAATGAACCAGAATGACCCGGACAACTTGGTGGAATATTTCTTCTTCTAAATATACTAataagaagaagatgaagatgaagatgaagacgAGGAACaatgagtaataataataatctatgtCAACataatgttgttattgttaCAGGCACTCACActcatgtatgcacaca contains:
- the plk2b gene encoding serine/threonine-protein kinase PLK2b, encoding MDILRNIAHQPNSKMSEQTLNKSCEFQKKKAEEHSQGPTETSRIITDSVTGKCYCRGKVLGKGGFAKCYELTDLATGKVYAAKIIPHTRVSKPHQREKIDREIELHKALHHKHIVHFYQHFEDKDNIYILLEYCSRRSLAHILKARKILTEPEVRYYLRQIMSGMRYLHEHKILHRDLKLGNFFVSESMELKVGDFGLAARLEPVGSRRKTICGTPNYLSPEVLNKQGHCCESDVWALGCVMYTMLLGKPPFETCNLKETYRCIREARYTLPSTLSLPARQLIASMLAKNPQDRPSLENILTHEFFTQGFTPERLPASCCHSTPDFHLSSPTKSFFKKAAAALFGSKKEKAKYYESLNKLSREEDEIYKLRQDLSKAAIGQQHCSQPSEEEKPPAGKSVAVVMEENRQQSPDAVHTIVRGSLGSYSTEGLEDNRAGSTVTALISVMKNCLENMPKADDFPNENLGLNFLWVTKWVDYSNKYGFGYQLSNHVVGVLFNNGTHMSLLSDRKTVHFYADLGQCSFFSTNDVPEQFSGPVTILKYFSHYMEENLMDGGDVTSVVDTSVPPLYLLQWLKSDRALMMLFNDGTFQVNFYQDHTKVILSSLKQEYLLTYINEERVSTSYWLSALLANGCPDELRHRLDYALNMLLQKAD